Proteins encoded in a region of the Anopheles aquasalis chromosome 2, idAnoAquaMG_Q_19, whole genome shotgun sequence genome:
- the LOC126581765 gene encoding FERM domain-containing protein 5, with translation MFKSRSEGNVVYKCTVRLLEDLDVLECEFQPHHKGGFLLDYVCEQLEITEKDYFGLRFVDSAKQRHWLDLAKTIIKQVKDVDPLVLSFRVKFYPADPLRLTNNGKLMMYQQLKRDLRHGRLYCSAGEAAALGALIVQDELGDYDAESHTGDYVSSLKIALRQSEPLEKKAMELHQKREPGQEPVAVYDEFVGIARSLETYGIDPHPVKDHRGTQLYLGINFSGISTFAAGRRTQHFRWPEVHKINFEGKMFIIHLAYSEDRREVKKHTVGFKCPSGAACRYVWRCSIEQMLFFTLPTSQHASVVSGGGFFSWGTKFRYSGRTERELMSEALQALRQQKLNNTSPSKRKAQSVPATPSSPQGDLAEIRKSRYSSLPRSTMSEPLGGCGDHMASSVYCTDNALPTLETVSEEARKTNGESNDHLSDYYFRDSFDHSSSESGFAGTGINSMNAAIGQQHASGAGHHHHHQQLHHHHRQAYTTDNIPALALHSVTNHHHHQQHHQQHHQQQQQQQQQQHATASSIIQQQNASNSAKNVKKFSLIQAFVPSFLFVVVVLIVSAIYILETDSELFATLRNWPEMICLRYQYYQPLKEFLARKFAAIF, from the exons ATGTTCAAGAGCCGCAGCGAAGGCAATGTCGTCTACAAGTGCACTGTCCGGTTGCTGGAGGATCTCGATGTGCTGGAGTGCGAATTTCAG CCCCACCACAAGGGTGGCTTCCTGCTCGACTACGTCTGCGAACAGCTGGAAATCACCGAGAAGGACTATTTCGGGCTGCGGTTCGTGGATTCGGCCAAGCAGCGG CACTGGTTGGATCTGGCCAAAACTATAATCAAACAAGTGAAAG ATGTGGATCCCCTGGTGCTTTCGTTCCGTGTCAAATTCTATCCAGCCGATCCCCTACGGTTGACCAACAATGGGAAGCTGATGATGTACCAGCAGCTGAAGCGCGACCTCCGGCACGGTCGGCTGTACTGTTCCGCCGGTGAGGCAGCCGCCCTCGGTGCGCTGATCGTGCAAG ACGAACTGGGCGATTACGATGCGGAATCACACACCGGTGACTACGTGTCGTCGCTGAAAATCGCCCTCCGGCAATCGGAACCGCTGGAGAAGAAGGCGATGGAGCTGCACCAGAAGCGCGAACCGGGCCAGGAACCGGTCGCAGTGTACGACGAGTTCGTGGGGATAGCGCGCAGCCTGGAAACGTACGGTATCGATCCACACCCGGTCAAGGACCACCGCGGAACGCAGTTGTACCTCGGCATTAACTTCTCCGGTATCAGCACGTTCGCGGCCGGCCGCCGGACACAGCACTTTCGATGGCCGGAGGTACACAAGATCAACTTTGAGGGTAAAATGTTTATCATCCATCTGGCATACTCCGAGGATCGCCGCGAAGTG AAGAAGCACACCGTTGGTTTCAAATGTCCATCGGGCGCGGCCTGTCGATACGTCTGGCGATGTTCCATCGAGCAGATGCTGTTTTTTAC TCTTCCAACTAGCCAACACGCATCGGTTGTATCGGGCGGTGGGTTCTTCTCCTGGGGCACCAAGTTCCGGTACTCCGGTCGCACCGAGCGGGAGCTGATGTCCGAAGCGTTGCAAGCGCTGCGCCAACAGAAACTCAACAACACTAGCCCCAGCAAGAGGAAAGCCCAGAGCGTCCCTGCGACACCGTCGAGCCCACAGGGTGACCTGGCGGAAATTCGTAAGTCCC GTTACAGTAGCCTTCCACGATCGACCATGTCGGAGCCGCTCGGTGGCTGCGGTGACCATATGGCATCGTCCGTGTACTGTACTGACAATGCACTGCCCACGCTCGAGACGGTCTCGGAGGAGGCTCGCAAGACGAACGGTGAAAGCAACGATCACCTGTCCGATTACTACTTCCGCGACTCGTTCGACCACTCGTCGTCCGAGTCGGGCTTTGCCGGCACCGGAATCAACAGTATGAACGCGGCGATCGGGCAACAGCACGCATCCGGGGccggtcaccatcaccatcatcagcagctgcaccatcaccatcggcaggCGTACACGACCGACAACATACCGGCGTTGGCACTGCACAGtgtcaccaaccaccatcatcatcaacagcaccaccaacagcaccatcagcagcagcagcagcagcagcagcagcaacatgcgacagccagcagcatcatccagcagcagaacgctaGCAACAGTGCGAAGAATGTGAAAAAGTTCTCCCTCATCCAAGCGTTCGTGCCCTCGTTCCTGtttgtcgtggtcgtgctgATTGTGTCGGCGATCTACATCCTCGAGACCGACTCGGAACTGTTTGCGACGCTGCGCAACTGGCCGGAAATGATCTGCCTCCGGTATCAGTACTACCAGCCACTGAAGGAGTTCCTTGCCCGCAAGTTTGCCGCCATCTTTTGA